In one window of Methanolobus mangrovi DNA:
- a CDS encoding ferredoxin--NADP reductase produces the protein MEFEEAVTEIIKRTYNAKSFRFKRPDGFDFKAGQYITVTLKSNEKKMSKAFTLSSSPTEKDHIEFTKKLTGHEYSNMLDSMEVGDTALMKGPFGKMTFEGEYEKIALLSGGIGITPMISICKYSTDMKLSTNIMLICSDKTEQDMLFTEELEEMKKQNPNLTVFNTLTRASESWTGCRERICESMIIRQLPDYAERVFYVCGPPPMVDSMMEMLHNMNVPDSMIHKESLIGY, from the coding sequence TTGGAATTTGAGGAAGCTGTAACCGAGATTATAAAAAGGACGTACAACGCAAAGAGTTTCAGATTCAAAAGACCGGATGGCTTTGATTTCAAAGCCGGACAATACATTACAGTGACACTCAAGTCCAATGAAAAGAAGATGAGTAAGGCGTTCACCCTTTCAAGTAGCCCTACGGAAAAAGACCATATTGAATTTACAAAGAAACTTACAGGACATGAGTATTCCAATATGCTGGATTCCATGGAAGTCGGAGATACTGCACTTATGAAAGGCCCCTTCGGAAAGATGACCTTTGAAGGGGAATACGAAAAAATAGCACTCCTGAGCGGTGGAATAGGGATTACTCCGATGATTAGTATCTGTAAGTATTCCACGGATATGAAGCTGAGTACGAACATCATGTTGATCTGCAGCGATAAAACAGAGCAGGACATGTTATTTACGGAAGAGCTTGAAGAGATGAAAAAGCAAAACCCGAACCTTACCGTATTCAATACGCTCACAAGAGCTTCAGAAAGCTGGACAGGATGCAGAGAACGCATATGTGAAAGTATGATCATAAGACAACTACCCGATTACGCAGAGAGAGTTTTCTATGTATGCGGACCGCCACCGATGGTAGATTCTATGATGGAAATGCTCCACAATATGAACGTACCTGACAGCATGATACACAAGGAATCATTGATAGGATATTGA
- a CDS encoding carboxymuconolactone decarboxylase family protein, translating into MCGDNKGKACGGHREIIDDMSEKLGFTPQILETLGELEPEFLHKYNMCNNKILSDGALPAKTKILMALAVVASKQCERCVASQIKSALKNGATKEEIMETMDVIFITSGAPAVAACRDALKLLK; encoded by the coding sequence ATGTGCGGAGATAATAAAGGAAAAGCATGTGGCGGACACAGAGAGATCATTGACGATATGTCCGAAAAATTAGGATTCACACCACAGATACTGGAAACACTTGGAGAGCTTGAACCGGAGTTCCTGCATAAATACAACATGTGCAACAACAAGATACTCAGTGACGGAGCACTGCCTGCTAAAACAAAGATACTGATGGCTCTTGCAGTCGTTGCATCAAAGCAGTGTGAACGTTGTGTTGCATCACAAATAAAGAGTGCTCTGAAGAACGGGGCAACAAAAGAAGAGATCATGGAGACAATGGATGTCATCTTCATCACATCCGGCGCTCCTGCGGTTGCTGCATGCAGAGATGCACTGAAACTGCTCAAATAA
- a CDS encoding DUF2180 family protein, with amino-acid sequence MKCYECSKNGKDSDTLAICIICGRGVCKEHLVREETPVWEGEYSIKLKCGMGIACDYKDVQHWKKVLCMPCHKALVENY; translated from the coding sequence ATGAAATGCTATGAATGTTCAAAAAATGGTAAAGATAGCGATACACTGGCTATCTGCATAATCTGTGGGAGAGGTGTCTGCAAGGAACACCTGGTCAGGGAAGAAACACCTGTATGGGAAGGTGAATACAGCATCAAACTTAAGTGTGGAATGGGAATAGCTTGCGATTACAAGGATGTCCAGCACTGGAAAAAAGTGCTCTGCATGCCTTGCCATAAAGCACTGGTGGAGAACTATTAG
- a CDS encoding flavodoxin family protein codes for MSDDTSIKLLGISGSPRKGSTDYIVNEALRYAQEKYNVEVEYFSSRAKNMKFCIHCDYCVRKKEGCIHKDDLVELYDKMLWADAWIIGTPVYQGTLSAQTKTIMDRCRAVVARDPKAFMNKVGAATAVGGDRVGGQEPAMQTIHNFYIISEMIPVAGGSFGSNLGGAFWSQDKGAEGAAADSEGIRTLHRTVNKMIKTAIAMKKIE; via the coding sequence ATGTCCGATGACACCAGCATCAAACTTCTTGGAATATCAGGTAGTCCCAGAAAAGGATCCACAGACTACATTGTCAATGAAGCTCTCAGGTATGCGCAAGAGAAATACAACGTAGAGGTAGAATATTTCTCTTCAAGAGCAAAGAACATGAAGTTCTGTATCCATTGTGATTACTGTGTCCGCAAGAAAGAAGGATGCATACATAAGGATGACCTTGTTGAGCTCTATGACAAAATGCTCTGGGCAGATGCATGGATTATCGGCACTCCTGTTTATCAGGGTACATTAAGTGCCCAGACAAAGACAATTATGGACAGGTGCCGCGCAGTGGTTGCCCGTGACCCGAAAGCCTTCATGAACAAGGTAGGAGCTGCAACCGCAGTTGGCGGGGACAGAGTCGGAGGACAGGAACCTGCCATGCAGACTATCCATAACTTCTACATCATCAGCGAGATGATACCCGTTGCAGGTGGTTCTTTTGGCTCTAACCTTGGAGGAGCATTCTGGTCACAGGATAAAGGTGCCGAGGGTGCTGCTGCGGATTCAGAGGGTATAAGGACCCTTCACAGGACCGTGAACAAGATGATCAAGACAGCCATAGCGATGAAGAAGATAGAGTAG
- a CDS encoding nicotinamide-nucleotide adenylyltransferase, with protein sequence MYMRRAFYIGRFQPFHLGHYSIINDIARDVDEVVIGIGSAQKSHEPKNPFTAGERVMMIRHSLEDANVKHYAIPLEDLQRNAVWVSHIISMTPPFDVVYSNNPLVVRLFKEAGINVRQPPMYKREGYSGSEIRRRMLNDEDWRSLVPEAVADVIDEIDGVNRLKSVSKSDAD encoded by the coding sequence ATGTACATGAGAAGGGCGTTCTATATTGGACGCTTTCAACCATTTCATCTCGGACATTATTCCATTATAAATGATATTGCCCGGGATGTTGATGAGGTCGTAATTGGTATAGGCAGTGCGCAGAAAAGCCACGAGCCTAAGAATCCATTTACTGCAGGTGAACGCGTAATGATGATCAGGCATTCTCTTGAAGATGCTAATGTGAAACATTACGCCATACCTCTGGAAGATCTGCAAAGAAATGCCGTATGGGTTTCCCACATCATTTCTATGACACCACCTTTTGATGTAGTCTACTCCAACAATCCGCTTGTTGTACGTCTTTTCAAAGAAGCCGGTATCAATGTCAGACAACCACCCATGTACAAGAGGGAAGGTTACTCAGGCAGTGAAATACGAAGGCGTATGTTGAATGATGAGGACTGGAGATCGCTTGTTCCTGAAGCGGTTGCTGATGTAATTGATGAGATAGATGGTGTTAACCGGCTCAAAAGCGTTTCAAAATCGGATGCTGATTAG
- a CDS encoding PhzF family phenazine biosynthesis protein: MTRIYQVDAFTDKLFHGNPAGVCILEEPADDKWMQNVAKEMNLSETAFLYPENDGYNLRWFAPDAEVNLCGHATLASAHVLWEKGYTGKDEILKFFTKSGLLTAELKEKWIELDFPTLHEEISEAPTGLIEALGIEPKYVGRNAFDYIVEVVSEEDVRSIVPDLPKLSKVTTRGVIVTALANSEDYDFISRLFAPAIGIPEDPVTGSAHCCLGPYWMKKLGKSSFNAYQASARGGFLKVQVKGERVILSGKAVTVLEGEILAQQ, encoded by the coding sequence ATGACCCGAATTTACCAGGTAGATGCTTTCACCGATAAACTATTCCACGGCAACCCGGCAGGAGTGTGCATCCTTGAAGAGCCGGCAGATGATAAATGGATGCAGAACGTGGCAAAGGAGATGAACCTTTCAGAGACTGCATTCCTTTACCCTGAAAATGATGGCTACAATCTTCGCTGGTTCGCACCGGACGCTGAAGTTAACCTGTGCGGACATGCAACGCTGGCAAGCGCCCACGTGTTGTGGGAGAAAGGATATACCGGGAAAGACGAGATTTTAAAGTTCTTTACAAAAAGTGGATTGCTCACGGCAGAACTAAAGGAAAAGTGGATAGAGCTGGACTTTCCTACATTGCATGAAGAAATATCTGAAGCACCCACAGGACTTATTGAGGCTCTTGGAATTGAACCAAAATATGTTGGCAGGAATGCTTTTGACTACATCGTGGAAGTAGTGTCAGAAGAGGATGTCAGATCGATTGTACCTGATTTACCCAAACTTTCAAAGGTAACGACCCGGGGCGTCATTGTAACAGCCCTTGCAAACTCAGAAGATTATGATTTCATATCCAGACTCTTTGCTCCTGCAATCGGCATACCCGAAGACCCGGTAACCGGATCTGCCCACTGTTGTCTTGGGCCTTACTGGATGAAGAAACTGGGCAAAAGTAGCTTCAACGCATACCAGGCATCTGCAAGAGGAGGATTTTTGAAAGTGCAGGTCAAAGGAGAAAGAGTCATCCTTTCCGGAAAAGCAGTGACTGTTCTTGAAGGTGAGATTCTTGCGCAACAATGA
- the mer gene encoding 5,10-methylenetetrahydromethanopterin reductase, with protein MTFGIEFVPSDPVLKIAHYAKLAEQQGFDNVWITDHYNNRDVYSTLTVLAMNTNSIKLGTGVTNPYTRNAAITASSIASLNEISGGRAILGLGPGDKATFDAMGISWDKPLSTTKESIQAIRGFIAGEKVTMDGDMVKFGGAKMAFKAGNVPIYMGAQGPKMLELAGEISDGVLINASHPKDFEVAVQQIAAGAKKAGRDPKEVDVAAYACFSIDKDAGKAKSAAQIVVAFIVAGSPDMVLERHGIDVAAKADIGGAIAKGDFGALMGGMVTSDMMDAFSISGTPDDCKARINELLDIGVTQIVAGSPIGPDKEKAIKLIGKEIIGK; from the coding sequence ATGACTTTTGGAATAGAATTTGTACCAAGTGACCCAGTACTGAAAATTGCTCACTATGCAAAGCTTGCTGAACAGCAGGGTTTTGACAATGTATGGATTACAGACCACTACAACAACCGTGATGTATACTCAACATTAACTGTGCTCGCAATGAACACAAACAGTATCAAGCTCGGAACAGGTGTAACAAATCCGTACACAAGGAATGCAGCTATCACCGCATCAAGCATTGCTTCACTTAACGAGATCTCAGGCGGCCGTGCAATTCTCGGTCTTGGTCCTGGAGACAAGGCAACCTTCGATGCAATGGGCATCTCATGGGACAAGCCACTCAGCACAACAAAGGAAAGCATCCAGGCAATCCGCGGCTTCATTGCTGGAGAGAAAGTAACCATGGACGGCGACATGGTAAAGTTTGGCGGTGCTAAGATGGCATTCAAGGCTGGAAACGTACCTATCTACATGGGTGCACAGGGTCCAAAGATGCTTGAGCTCGCAGGAGAGATCTCAGATGGTGTACTTATCAACGCATCACACCCTAAGGACTTCGAAGTAGCTGTACAGCAGATTGCTGCAGGTGCAAAGAAGGCAGGCCGTGACCCTAAGGAAGTTGACGTTGCAGCATATGCATGTTTCTCAATTGACAAGGACGCTGGAAAGGCAAAAAGTGCAGCACAGATAGTAGTTGCATTTATTGTTGCAGGTTCACCTGACATGGTACTCGAACGCCACGGCATTGATGTAGCAGCAAAGGCTGACATCGGTGGAGCTATCGCCAAGGGTGACTTCGGTGCACTCATGGGCGGCATGGTCACAAGTGACATGATGGACGCATTCTCTATCAGTGGAACACCAGATGATTGTAAGGCAAGGATCAACGAATTGCTTGACATCGGTGTAACACAGATTGTTGCAGGTTCCCCAATCGGACCTGACAAAGAGAAAGCCATCAAGCTCATCGGCAAAGAAATCATTGGTAAATAA
- a CDS encoding multiheme c-type cytochrome gives MRGRLARSSLFFMAAIVLVSLFSGFAVATEATQFGEYSADDFTYESRCRQCHAIIYADWEGTMHFNAYLDPFYLEEVKVASDDTDGLIDEFCSRCHTPIGVVSGEIPPIDGSEMSDISKLGVQCDFCHVVSGSDGTGNAPFTVTPGDTKWGPFDDSKSAYHESEYLELYTQSEYCGMCHQVIHPVNGLVIDDTYSSWKESQYGEDNIVCQDCHMTEGITEFEANPGRAGSGAPKRDHISSHDIVGGNAFIPVMFGAENIADMAVERLQKATTMEVTTPEIASAGDKVTIKATITNSGAGHNIPTGVSEIRQVWLEVNVTDATGNVIYSAGTLDIYGNIDGAKLIYNNILGDSEGNATDSFWLADRVLEDNRIGPKETVTEEHTFTLPGNVVYPLTVQTNLNYRSAPQYTIDHLFGEEMYEVPVINMNQVSSTIYDPATPPEERTESTPGFSIFAASMAFVLIMHIFYRK, from the coding sequence ATGAGGGGGAGACTTGCAAGGAGCAGCCTGTTTTTCATGGCAGCCATCGTTTTAGTATCTTTGTTCAGCGGCTTTGCAGTTGCAACGGAGGCTACACAATTCGGAGAATATTCTGCTGATGATTTCACTTATGAAAGCAGATGCAGGCAGTGCCATGCAATCATTTATGCAGATTGGGAAGGTACCATGCACTTCAATGCATACCTTGATCCATTCTATCTGGAAGAGGTAAAAGTTGCAAGTGACGACACTGACGGACTGATAGATGAATTCTGCTCACGTTGCCACACGCCCATAGGAGTCGTGTCCGGCGAAATTCCCCCTATAGACGGCTCTGAAATGAGTGACATCTCAAAGCTTGGAGTACAATGTGACTTTTGCCATGTCGTATCAGGAAGTGACGGAACTGGCAATGCACCATTCACAGTAACCCCGGGAGATACTAAATGGGGACCTTTTGACGACTCAAAGTCTGCCTATCATGAATCCGAATATCTCGAACTTTATACCCAATCCGAATACTGTGGCATGTGCCATCAGGTAATACACCCGGTCAACGGCCTTGTTATAGATGACACATATTCAAGCTGGAAGGAAAGCCAGTATGGAGAAGACAATATTGTCTGCCAGGATTGTCATATGACAGAAGGCATCACAGAATTTGAGGCAAACCCCGGACGTGCAGGATCGGGTGCTCCTAAAAGGGACCATATATCCTCACATGATATTGTTGGTGGAAATGCATTCATCCCTGTAATGTTCGGTGCTGAAAATATTGCAGATATGGCTGTTGAAAGGCTTCAGAAAGCTACAACAATGGAAGTAACAACCCCTGAGATAGCATCCGCTGGAGATAAAGTTACAATCAAAGCCACTATCACCAATTCAGGAGCGGGGCACAATATCCCGACAGGCGTTTCTGAAATCAGGCAGGTCTGGCTTGAAGTAAACGTAACTGATGCCACAGGCAATGTGATATATAGTGCTGGAACTCTCGATATTTACGGGAACATAGATGGAGCAAAGTTAATTTATAATAATATACTCGGCGATAGTGAAGGCAACGCAACTGATAGTTTCTGGCTTGCCGACAGGGTGCTTGAGGATAACAGGATCGGTCCGAAAGAGACCGTAACTGAAGAACACACGTTCACCCTTCCGGGTAATGTCGTTTATCCGCTTACGGTGCAAACGAACCTGAATTACAGGTCAGCACCACAGTATACCATTGACCACCTTTTTGGCGAGGAAATGTATGAGGTCCCTGTAATAAACATGAATCAGGTCTCCAGTACCATATACGACCCAGCCACACCGCCTGAAGAGAGAACGGAATCAACACCAGGATTCAGCATCTTTGCTGCTTCCATGGCCTTTGTCCTGATTATGCATATCTTTTACAGAAAATAA
- a CDS encoding DUF2180 family protein, with the protein MMKCYDCMEEGKDAEATCVCIACGKGLCTDHTKELELPVSVGQPPHVERLPNGLPRILCHYCFGQTIEDGFD; encoded by the coding sequence ATGATGAAATGCTATGACTGCATGGAAGAAGGAAAAGACGCAGAAGCAACATGTGTCTGTATCGCTTGCGGAAAAGGACTTTGTACTGATCACACTAAGGAACTCGAACTTCCTGTATCAGTAGGACAGCCACCCCATGTTGAAAGGCTCCCAAACGGATTGCCAAGGATTCTGTGCCACTACTGTTTTGGCCAGACCATTGAAGACGGATTTGACTGA
- the fpoF gene encoding F420H2 dehydrogenase subunit FpoF, translating into MAHPKILEVIEHDVCTACGACVSTCPAGAIVMNKRAEVRDPDNLEFYVQGAAPNVCEGCLTCGRLCPVIDGYAEDEFANVKEFFGAKSTIQGQDGGVTSILAKALLETGTVDCIVGITKDDKWGTELIVMTKPEDVDRTTGTKYTYDSVLSALKEPFEKYDKIGVIGVPCQAHGARLIVENASDKIVVILGLLCMESFHHDVMTEKIVPEVMGLNLDDVVKMDFGKGKFWNYTKDGEAHSVKIPEVAHYARNPCHHCCDYTSVSADISLGSVGTPDGWNCVLIRTDVGKQMFELVKDKVELMEDPKPGMDLIQKLAKMKHDNNSGHYLEVCEKFTFDECGIH; encoded by the coding sequence ATGGCCCATCCAAAAATATTAGAGGTCATTGAGCACGACGTCTGTACTGCTTGTGGGGCATGTGTATCAACATGCCCTGCTGGCGCTATTGTTATGAACAAGCGTGCAGAAGTCCGTGACCCTGATAATTTAGAATTCTATGTTCAAGGAGCAGCACCCAATGTATGTGAGGGATGTCTCACATGCGGAAGATTGTGTCCTGTGATCGATGGATATGCAGAAGACGAATTTGCAAATGTAAAAGAGTTCTTCGGAGCAAAGAGCACTATCCAAGGTCAGGATGGTGGTGTCACATCTATATTGGCAAAAGCTTTGCTGGAAACCGGTACGGTAGATTGCATTGTTGGTATCACTAAGGATGATAAATGGGGTACTGAGCTTATAGTTATGACCAAACCGGAAGATGTTGACAGAACAACAGGTACCAAGTACACTTATGATTCAGTTCTTTCAGCTCTCAAGGAACCTTTTGAGAAATATGACAAAATAGGCGTTATTGGCGTACCTTGCCAAGCACATGGTGCACGTCTCATTGTTGAGAATGCAAGTGACAAGATCGTTGTGATCCTTGGTCTTCTATGCATGGAAAGTTTCCATCATGATGTTATGACCGAGAAGATCGTTCCTGAAGTAATGGGACTTAACCTTGACGATGTCGTAAAGATGGACTTCGGTAAGGGTAAATTCTGGAACTACACAAAGGACGGCGAAGCCCACAGCGTGAAGATCCCTGAAGTTGCTCACTACGCAAGAAATCCATGTCATCACTGCTGTGACTATACTTCAGTGTCCGCTGATATCTCACTCGGTTCAGTCGGTACTCCAGATGGCTGGAACTGTGTGCTCATACGCACAGACGTAGGCAAGCAGATGTTTGAACTTGTCAAAGACAAGGTCGAGCTCATGGAAGATCCAAAGCCAGGAATGGACCTGATCCAGAAACTTGCTAAGATGAAACACGATAACAACTCAGGACACTATCTAGAAGTGTGTGAGAAGTTCACATTCGATGAATGTGGCATTCACTGA
- the afpA gene encoding archaeoflavoprotein AfpA translates to MKRIAWGITGSGDLIKETYDVMVDIKNKSDIEIMVFLSKEGETVMKWYRMWNDIQKDFPNFKTDAGPNSPFIAGPLQVGYYDALIIAPTTSNTVAKIVYGIADTLVTNVVAQTAKGKTPIYILPVDQKRGTVKTVSPEGRVMELKMREVDVTNTEKLAQMENITVLERPDDLYEILGLNNDK, encoded by the coding sequence ATGAAGAGGATAGCATGGGGAATTACCGGATCAGGAGATCTGATCAAAGAAACGTATGACGTAATGGTCGATATCAAGAATAAGAGCGATATCGAGATAATGGTATTCTTATCAAAAGAAGGTGAGACCGTCATGAAATGGTATCGTATGTGGAATGATATCCAGAAGGATTTTCCTAATTTCAAGACCGATGCAGGACCGAATTCACCCTTCATAGCCGGTCCTTTGCAGGTGGGATATTACGATGCCCTTATCATTGCCCCTACAACATCAAACACAGTGGCCAAGATAGTATACGGTATTGCCGACACCCTTGTCACGAACGTCGTTGCGCAGACAGCCAAGGGCAAAACCCCAATCTACATCCTTCCTGTTGACCAAAAAAGAGGGACTGTGAAAACAGTATCTCCTGAAGGAAGAGTAATGGAGCTGAAAATGCGTGAGGTTGACGTAACGAACACTGAAAAACTTGCGCAGATGGAGAATATAACGGTGCTGGAAAGACCAGATGATCTCTATGAAATACTGGGTTTGAATAACGACAAATAA
- the cysS gene encoding cysteine--tRNA ligase has protein sequence MALKVYNTLTRELEDFVPIQGKKVNMYVCGPTVYDHCHLGHARSYVSFDVIRRYLIYRGYDVNYTSNITDVDDKVINRAKETEEDPFVLSRKFTESFIEDMETLAVLPPDTQPKVTEHIPEIIETVGTLIENGTAYVTPKGNVYYDLTTSEDKIGILSHQTAEGLLEGSGNRVEVEDDKRYQLDFVLWKSATEGEPGWNSPWGWGRPGWHIECSVMSMKYGSGQLDIHGGGMDLIFPHHEAEIHQSESCSGKHPFSKYWMHNGFLTIDKEKMSKSLGNFFTIKEVLSKFPSGTIRFFIVYTHYRSTIDFSEDNLEEAGRARQRLLNTILNVKHALKEAHEDGNDCGLTELITGAREAFVNSMDDDFNTREAVGNLFVFSRKVNSIVSGEKPGSVALEDVLRFYSEINEVLGIFTEDEGPASEDMPDGLSEEDIMEMIELREKARAEKDWAKSDAIRDELKDKGIVIEDGKDGVRWKRAEK, from the coding sequence GTGGCACTCAAAGTATACAATACATTAACAAGAGAGCTGGAAGATTTTGTCCCCATCCAGGGAAAAAAAGTAAACATGTATGTTTGCGGTCCCACAGTATATGACCACTGCCACCTTGGGCATGCAAGGAGCTACGTTTCTTTTGATGTGATAAGGCGATATCTTATTTACAGAGGATATGATGTCAACTACACTTCCAACATAACTGATGTAGATGACAAGGTAATCAACAGAGCAAAAGAGACGGAAGAAGACCCTTTTGTCCTTTCACGCAAGTTCACAGAGTCATTCATAGAAGATATGGAAACTCTCGCAGTGCTGCCCCCGGATACTCAGCCAAAGGTCACGGAGCACATTCCTGAGATTATCGAGACCGTGGGAACCCTTATAGAAAACGGCACTGCCTACGTAACTCCTAAAGGAAACGTGTATTATGACCTCACAACATCAGAGGACAAGATAGGAATACTGAGCCATCAGACCGCAGAAGGACTTCTTGAAGGCTCTGGAAACAGAGTAGAAGTAGAGGACGATAAAAGATACCAGCTTGATTTCGTCCTCTGGAAATCTGCTACAGAAGGCGAACCCGGATGGAACAGCCCATGGGGCTGGGGGCGCCCGGGCTGGCACATAGAATGTTCTGTAATGTCAATGAAGTATGGTTCAGGACAACTTGACATCCATGGCGGCGGCATGGACCTGATCTTCCCACACCATGAGGCTGAAATACACCAGTCTGAAAGTTGCAGTGGAAAGCATCCATTCAGCAAATACTGGATGCACAATGGTTTCCTGACTATAGATAAGGAGAAAATGTCAAAGTCTCTTGGTAATTTCTTCACAATTAAAGAGGTGCTCAGCAAATTCCCCTCAGGAACTATCAGGTTCTTCATAGTCTATACACACTACAGGAGTACTATCGATTTCAGCGAGGATAACCTGGAAGAGGCAGGCAGGGCAAGGCAAAGACTGTTGAATACGATCTTGAACGTGAAACATGCCCTGAAAGAAGCTCATGAAGATGGAAATGATTGTGGACTCACTGAATTAATAACCGGGGCCAGAGAGGCGTTTGTCAATTCAATGGATGATGATTTCAATACAAGGGAAGCTGTTGGAAATCTTTTTGTGTTCTCACGCAAGGTAAATTCCATAGTTTCCGGTGAAAAGCCCGGTAGTGTGGCACTTGAGGATGTACTGAGATTCTATTCAGAGATCAACGAAGTGCTTGGAATATTCACTGAGGATGAAGGCCCTGCCTCGGAAGATATGCCGGATGGCCTATCAGAGGAGGACATCATGGAAATGATAGAACTTCGAGAAAAAGCACGTGCAGAGAAGGACTGGGCAAAATCCGATGCCATTCGTGATGAGCTTAAAGATAAAGGAATTGTAATTGAAGATGGGAAAGATGGAGTCAGGTGGAAAAGAGCGGAGAAATGA
- a CDS encoding 4Fe-4S dicluster domain-containing protein gives MVPKVDKNKCEGIGACAESCPTDVIDIEADENGDLKSVIARPDDCVECGNCVDACPTEAITLD, from the coding sequence ATGGTACCAAAAGTAGACAAGAATAAATGTGAAGGAATTGGCGCATGCGCAGAATCATGTCCAACAGATGTTATAGATATTGAAGCAGACGAGAACGGAGATCTTAAATCCGTAATCGCACGCCCAGATGACTGTGTGGAATGCGGAAACTGTGTTGACGCCTGCCCTACAGAAGCAATAACATTAGATTGA
- a CDS encoding (2Fe-2S)-binding protein, with protein sequence MRNNENEIPNRFDPIHVIGKNIIDTTLSPISNILCPVCKKPGIPVKNVTVRHIVKKEQMERVGKGDYHLCMDPECDVAYYDENSTIFDKENIRVPLWFKKDANPKYACYCSRITENEVIKAVLEQGLHDMGTIREFYDKGAKCQCKVRNPTGNCCSKVFNAAICKGIELKK encoded by the coding sequence TTGCGCAACAATGAAAATGAAATACCAAATCGTTTCGATCCAATTCATGTAATTGGAAAGAACATAATTGATACAACTCTAAGCCCTATATCTAATATTTTATGTCCAGTCTGCAAGAAACCGGGAATCCCTGTCAAAAATGTCACAGTCAGGCATATTGTCAAAAAAGAGCAGATGGAAAGAGTCGGGAAAGGGGACTACCACCTGTGCATGGACCCTGAATGTGATGTTGCTTACTATGATGAGAATAGCACCATCTTTGATAAGGAGAACATCAGAGTGCCTTTGTGGTTCAAAAAAGATGCAAATCCAAAATATGCCTGCTACTGCAGCCGCATAACAGAAAATGAGGTAATAAAAGCAGTTTTGGAACAGGGATTGCATGATATGGGAACCATAAGGGAATTCTATGATAAAGGTGCAAAATGCCAGTGCAAAGTGAGAAATCCAACCGGGAACTGCTGCTCAAAGGTATTCAATGCGGCTATTTGCAAAGGTATTGAATTAAAAAAGTAA